CCAGTGGCACGAGTAACAATGCTTGTTGGTTACCGTCACCCCTTGCACATGATGGGAATTGGCTTTCATCTGCCCCATGATGTCCATACGCATGCCGATGGTGCCGCTGTGACACTTTGTGCAGTCCCTGGGCAGGCCGAACCCTGAATGGCGCGGCACCGGCTTGTTTTGGTGGCAGGTGTTGCATGGCTGGTCATCGGCATGGCTGTCGGTAAAGCGATGTTCGTGACAGGAAGTGCAGACGCGGCTGGCATTGTGTCCGTCGCCGCCATCCACGCGGTAATGCTGGCTTCCGGCAGAATGGCAGACGTTGCAGATGCCGTTGTATGGGGCATTGATCCGGGCATAATCAAGCCCGCTCTGTTTCCTGGTGAATGAAACATCGGCCCTGGTTTTCGGAATGCCGAAGGTCCCCTCGGTGGAGGTGGCAACCTTGTTCTGGATCATAAAGATATTGCCGTCCCCATGGGGATCATGGCAGTCCCAGCAGAATTTGCCCCCTTTCCAAACGCCATCCTGGACATAGGCCCGGTTGTGTTTATAGCCAAAGTGGACAGAAGATGCCCTGGCCTTCTGAGGCTTGATGAACCGGTACTCGGCTGAAGAAAATGGCCTGAAGCCAAGAGAGTACTTCAGTGGTTTGTTCGCGGGAGCGGAATGACAGCTGTTGCACTTGCCTCCCGTATCGTCGTCATGGCATTTGAGGCAGACCCCCATCATCAGGTACTGATTTTTCACATCCCCCTTCTGGTCGGCAGTCCATATACCGGCACCGGCATTGTGCCGTTTCATATCATTGGTCGGGCTGGCCGGATCAACAAAATGGCATAACGTGGTCAGACAGGATGTACCTCCACCGGACATGGGCCGGTGATCCGGACGGGGAGCGACACTGCCGTCTGGCCAGGTTGTCGAAGGGTCTGCCGGCAGCGAAGCCAGCTGCGGGGCCAGTGATTCGTCGTTGTCATGGCATGAGAGACATTCGCTGTCGAGGCCGATCATGTGACAGTAGACGCATTCTTTTTCGAAACGGTTGGTATACTGGTCATGCTGCCGCAGCCGGAAAGGGTTGCCGGTGTCATTGTGCAGGATATTGTTATCATGACAGTACCAGCAGGGGTTGCCGGGGAAATTTGCCGCCGGATTGCCGCTTGCCGGGTATGGTCCTGCGGATATAGGCCTGCCATGTCCTGTGGTTGCCCATTCGGTAAGGTTTATTCTGGCCTGGGTGCTGTAGATCTTGAAGCCGAAGCTGTCCACATCGGGGCTGGTGGTGCCGTGGCACGTAAGACAGATGACACCCGTGTTCACCGAGCTTCCCCACTGGGGGTCTGTGCCGCCGGAATGACAGGCGGTGTTGGAACAGGTCTTGGTGACGGGATTATATGATCCCCCCTGCTTGAATACCACGTCCTTGGCCTTGTTCACGTGGTACGAACCATTGAGATGGGAGACCTCAGACATGCTGCCAAGGGGAATACCGGTGGCATGACAGTCGGTGCAGATGCCGTTGGTAATGGTGGCGGTATGGCACTGATCGCAGGTAAAATTGGTATCTGCGTGTCTCTGGTGTGAATTGGCGCGGTCCGAACCGGAACCCTGGTTGGGGAACATGGGAGTTGCTGCCTTCCATTCCTGGCCGGCAGGCCAGCCGGCTTTGGCAGTCCAGACCTTACCGGTGCTGTCGGTCCTTCCATCATGGCAGAGGGTGTTTGAGCATGTTCCACTGGGATGGCCATGACAGCTGTTGCAGTCCGTTTTTGGCGCAGTCCAGGCAAAGGGACGCACGTCTTCAGGGTTAGTGGTGCCGTCGCTATGGCAGTAGACGTTGTCGCAGATCTTGTTGGCTGCGTCATACACCGGGGCAGACCTGCCGACTATCGCCCACTGGCTGCCCATTGACACATCCTTCACGCCATTGGTATGCCTTGTTTTATCGATGATATTGCCGTTGGCATCGATGGTGGCATTATGGCAGTAGGTACAGGGGTATCTGCGTATCCATTGGGGACCCACCAGTCGCGAATGGCCGTTGGAAGTAATATTGACGTAAGGGGCGCAGAAGCCCTTGTCACTGTTCCAGACGCCGCCCGTATCGGCACAGTTGGCGGGGGTATTGTCCTGGGTGCGCCCCTTGTGGCACGAGTAGCACTGCATGGGGGCGGTATCCGTCCATTTGACTGAAAAGGTCGGTGCACCACCGTCTGCATTACTGTGGCAATAGGCATTGCAGCTTTTATCTTCCGAACCGTAATTGCCCCCCTCCCTGAAGGAGACATCCTTGTTTTTGTTCACATGGCTGGCTTTGTCGGCAATGGTATCGCTGCCGTTTGCCGTCGTCTTATGACAACGCTCACAGCTATAGGCATAGCCGGAACTCCCGGTATGCTTTCCATGCCTGCCGCTGAGGTTCGTGGTATCGCCAGCGCTATCGTGGCATGAATTGCAGGATGAGGCGAATGTGGCCCCCCATGTCGGTGTAGTTTTGGGAGCTCCCTCCTGCCCGTCGCTGTGGCAGTAGAGGTTGGAACAGCTGCCGTTTCTGTCTTCGGCCCGGGTCCGGCTCGGCAGATAGTTGGGATAGCTCAGATTCTGTGGTTTGCCATAGCCGCCGCCGCTGTTTGGCGCCACATTAAAGGACAGGATCAGGTTTCTGCCGACACTGGTGGCATGGGAAAACGGGTTGGCACCGGCGAAATGACTGACATGGCAGATGCCGCAACTGCCACTACCGGTGCCATAGTAGTCACCATGCTTCTTGCCAGGTCCAGAGGCAGCTGGATGATTGCCATCAGCCGGTGGAGTATCGTGGCAGGCCCCGCATCCGGTTTCTAAAGTAAGGACGGCACCGCCCCAGACAGGGGTTTCTTTCTCGAAATGGCAATTGACGTTCGTGCAGGTGCCAAGTGAAGGGGTTGAGGTCTGGGGGAAGGGAGTGGTACTGTTTTTATATGTAGCAGCCTGGGGAGAATTCTTGATGTTGGAGGACAATCCGATTACCCCATCGCGATGGCTCGTGGTGTAGCTGTCGCTGCCGGGATGGCACTTGGTGCAGCTAGTGGCATTGGCGCCGATAGCAAGATGGTTGCGATGTGTTCCCTGAAATCCGCCGGTGGTGATGTTGCGGTAGGGGGCGTCGGTGGGACGGAAATCCATGGCGGACCTGGTACCGTGGCAGTCATAGCAGCTTATTGAGGCGCCTGCACTGGTAACGGTCAGAAAAAAAGTTGTTGCTACTCCCAGCCAGATAAGAAAACGCTGCCGGTATTGAACATTGCTCAAGGTTCCCCCCCGGGATCATGCCATTTTAAATTGAAATCCTCCGGAAGCTGCGATACTTTTCCCACCGCGTTTGGACCGAAACGATGGGAAATTTAACAGTGGTCATTGTTAAGGCAGCAAGATATTCCAGAGATAATGAGCAACTTTTATACCCTTAACCCCTTCATTTAATGAGATTAATTCGTGAGAAGTAATTGTTAGTTTTTTCAGGTAGATAGAGAGACCAGGAAGGGAAAAACTGCTAGGGGGTATCGTCTGACAATCGATCAAATAGCGGAGAAATTAAACTTGTTTCTGTGATTAGACTATAAGAACAGTCGCCCGCATTACAACTGAGCTAAAATTTTCTTATTTTTCAAATAATTATCTCATCAGACAGCTCATTTATTTCAGCCCCGGGAGCACGGGGGAAATGTTTGGCCAATTCTTCGCCGCAGGACTGAATTATCGCACAAAGGGATTCACATGCCTTTCCCTGCCTGATGCCAATGGCCAACTCTGCCGCCAGGCTCTGCCAGGATTCGGGTCTGATTTTCTCGTTAATACCACGGTCACCCAAGATCCAAACCTTGTGCTCCAGCAGGGAAATGAAAATGAGGACTCCCGTTTCCTGCTTGGTGCGATAAAGCCCCTTCTCATAAAAGGCTTTCACTGCCCTGTCGCGGACCGCTTCATTCAGCCTTTTCCTTTCGACAAAGAAAATTTTCAAACGGGGAAATATCTTGAGGATCTGGTAACAGGGCAGCATCAGCACAAGCACCAGCGGGATATACGACCATATGGTCACATGCTGAATTGTTATGGAGACAAGGAGGGCGACAAACCCTGAAATGAACAGAACCCCCAGCAAAAGTGCCTCCCGATAACTGTCGCTTTCCTCAACGACCATGGTGGCAATCTCCCCGAAAGTCCCTTCTTCGGCTTGGGCGACCGCATGCCTGATTTTCTCCATTTCTTCGTCACTGAGAAAGCTTTTCTTTGGACTCATTGGCACCCGCTCCATGTAATTTCCGTACTACCAGTCTCCCGATGCCCCGCCGCCGCCAAAACCACCCCCCCCGCCGGAAAATCCACCGCCGCCACCAAAGGAACCGCCGCCAAATCCGCCACCGAATCCCCCCCCGAACGGACCGCCGAAAAAGCCGCCACCGCTGCCGAAAAGCAGGGGAATGAGCAAGCCCAGGACAAAGCCGGCCATGGCCAATCCCAGAAGCAACAGCAATGAAATGCCCGAAAAGGAGAGAAAGGCGATGAGGGGCACACCGACCGCACCGGCCAGGCCGCCAAGAACCCTGGAAATCGAGCCTAAAAACAGGGCAGCAAGGCCGACAAAAATAACCAGGGTAAAGATGGGATTGGCACTTTTCCGGCCATGGCGCATACCGGTGGCGGGAGCCTTGTACTCTCCCCTTACCACGGCCATGATCGCCGCGACCCCGCTGGCAACACCGCCGTCAAAATCCCCCTGCTTGAACTTGGGGGAGATCTCGTTGCGGATGATCCGCCCGGATACCAGGTCCGTCAGTTTGCCCTCCAGCCCCCTGCCCACCTCGATCCTGATTTTGCGCTCGTTCTTGGCGATGAGGAGAATAGCGCCGTTGTCGATCTTTTTCTGACCAATCTTCCATGCCTCGGCAACCTTGATGGAAAACTCTTCCAGGTTTTCATCGGCAAGGGAATCTATGGCCACAACCACGATCTGGGTGGAGTCGGTCCGTTCGAACTCGGCCAACTGCTGTTCAAGGTACTCAGCTGCTGAAGGGGAAAGGAGCGCTGCGTAGTCATTCACATGACCACGCAGGGGAGGCACTTCCAGAGCATGGGCAAAGAGGCTCGAGAACTGGAGCAACAAAAGAATGAGGATGATTTTTTTCGTCATCTGCCGGATCTCCAGCCCTGCTTTAACCACTTATGGGACTATGCTTCTTTATGGGTTGAGCCCTTCTTCCTAAGGGAGAAGGTAGCCCGCCCTCACCCAATCCCTCTCCCTGGGGGAAAGGGCGTTAGAATTTGATTTTCGGCGCCTGCTTGGCCCCCTCCTCCGCCTTGAACGGTTCCTTGCGCGACAGATGCAGCAACAGGGAATTGGTCAGAGAAT
This region of Geotalea daltonii FRC-32 genomic DNA includes:
- a CDS encoding CxxxxCH/CxxCH domain c-type cytochrome translates to MSNVQYRQRFLIWLGVATTFFLTVTSAGASISCYDCHGTRSAMDFRPTDAPYRNITTGGFQGTHRNHLAIGANATSCTKCHPGSDSYTTSHRDGVIGLSSNIKNSPQAATYKNSTTPFPQTSTPSLGTCTNVNCHFEKETPVWGGAVLTLETGCGACHDTPPADGNHPAASGPGKKHGDYYGTGSGSCGICHVSHFAGANPFSHATSVGRNLILSFNVAPNSGGGYGKPQNLSYPNYLPSRTRAEDRNGSCSNLYCHSDGQEGAPKTTPTWGATFASSCNSCHDSAGDTTNLSGRHGKHTGSSGYAYSCERCHKTTANGSDTIADKASHVNKNKDVSFREGGNYGSEDKSCNAYCHSNADGGAPTFSVKWTDTAPMQCYSCHKGRTQDNTPANCADTGGVWNSDKGFCAPYVNITSNGHSRLVGPQWIRRYPCTYCHNATIDANGNIIDKTRHTNGVKDVSMGSQWAIVGRSAPVYDAANKICDNVYCHSDGTTNPEDVRPFAWTAPKTDCNSCHGHPSGTCSNTLCHDGRTDSTGKVWTAKAGWPAGQEWKAATPMFPNQGSGSDRANSHQRHADTNFTCDQCHTATITNGICTDCHATGIPLGSMSEVSHLNGSYHVNKAKDVVFKQGGSYNPVTKTCSNTACHSGGTDPQWGSSVNTGVICLTCHGTTSPDVDSFGFKIYSTQARINLTEWATTGHGRPISAGPYPASGNPAANFPGNPCWYCHDNNILHNDTGNPFRLRQHDQYTNRFEKECVYCHMIGLDSECLSCHDNDESLAPQLASLPADPSTTWPDGSVAPRPDHRPMSGGGTSCLTTLCHFVDPASPTNDMKRHNAGAGIWTADQKGDVKNQYLMMGVCLKCHDDDTGGKCNSCHSAPANKPLKYSLGFRPFSSAEYRFIKPQKARASSVHFGYKHNRAYVQDGVWKGGKFCWDCHDPHGDGNIFMIQNKVATSTEGTFGIPKTRADVSFTRKQSGLDYARINAPYNGICNVCHSAGSQHYRVDGGDGHNASRVCTSCHEHRFTDSHADDQPCNTCHQNKPVPRHSGFGLPRDCTKCHSGTIGMRMDIMGQMKANSHHVQGVTVTNKHCYSCHWESTPEGLIDVKHHEGYNYKNYSSAKNAPVDLVVWEPGIRPTVYKLYTTAVSFLASNIGTANERTEVTKLTNVCISCHSDQNNDSVPFNDCKTPRQYAWDLQSVAARYSQQGTVSWGKYNSTTYPGANQKDRVTKAVSAHGNAVANQGGFDAINGLDSSIANTRNGAQNVQCFDCHSSHGSKVVGVTSSYLTFNGTYNGANLKETQAGKGGYAMSYKASANSAAGSINPYNAGAGQCFDCHLNQNVGVTPWGYESTFGATAPIRGYLDSFRFGADTAGYMSRYSYKNMAIKGGHLKSSSFLNNTTAAQNKINGLCTPCHDPHGVSPVLGTKQPLAVPMLKGTWLTSPYREDAAIADTANPPGGQKLYGPPGAYTDQNTFGGARISEDDSSFAGLCLRCHNKSKLTDGINKNQPWKSADRVHESVKGWGANTQHSYSCSKCHAPHTSGMPRLMQTNCLDTRHRGRVASGGQAGSNGPATFEYSNYPNPSSGSFPRGADQYGVNCHPGGAWPDNSWNKVTPW
- a CDS encoding TPM domain-containing protein, which encodes MSPKKSFLSDEEMEKIRHAVAQAEEGTFGEIATMVVEESDSYREALLLGVLFISGFVALLVSITIQHVTIWSYIPLVLVLMLPCYQILKIFPRLKIFFVERKRLNEAVRDRAVKAFYEKGLYRTKQETGVLIFISLLEHKVWILGDRGINEKIRPESWQSLAAELAIGIRQGKACESLCAIIQSCGEELAKHFPRAPGAEINELSDEIII
- a CDS encoding TPM domain-containing protein, yielding MTKKIILILLLLQFSSLFAHALEVPPLRGHVNDYAALLSPSAAEYLEQQLAEFERTDSTQIVVVAIDSLADENLEEFSIKVAEAWKIGQKKIDNGAILLIAKNERKIRIEVGRGLEGKLTDLVSGRIIRNEISPKFKQGDFDGGVASGVAAIMAVVRGEYKAPATGMRHGRKSANPIFTLVIFVGLAALFLGSISRVLGGLAGAVGVPLIAFLSFSGISLLLLLGLAMAGFVLGLLIPLLFGSGGGFFGGPFGGGFGGGFGGGSFGGGGGFSGGGGGFGGGGASGDW